From one Salmo salar chromosome ssa09, Ssal_v3.1, whole genome shotgun sequence genomic stretch:
- the LOC106611330 gene encoding DNA (cytosine-5)-methyltransferase 3A isoform X7: protein MLVNDVEQKEDGGDTAKNQGVGGPGTGRLRGSVSLRQRPMPRVTFQAGDPYYISKRTREEWLAKWKMEAEKKAQLVSVLNLMEDHEEMEPEPQQKEEVSVITPHQQQQQQQQQQQQPTDPASPTVATTPEPVPMAGGDKTSPKPADTEPEYEDGRDFGIGELVWGKLRGFSWWPGRIVSWWITGRSRAAEGTRWVMWFGDGKFSVVCVEKLLPFSSFSNAFHQPTFIKQPMYKKAIYEVLQVASTRAGKTFLACPGSDETDTSKSVDLHNNQMIDWAVTGFQPTGPKGLEPPEEERNPYKEVYPDVWVEPEAAAYTPPPAKKPRKSTAAEKPKVKEMIDEGTRERLVYEVRQKCRSIEDICISCGSLNVSREHPLFAGGMCQSCKNCFLECAYQYDDDGYQSYCTICCGGREVLMCGNNNCCRCFCVECVDLLVGPGAAQIAIKEDPWCCYMCEKSQKGVFGLLERHTDWPCRLQHFFANNHDQDFEQPKLYPPVMAEKRQPIRVLSLFDGIATGLLVLKELGIQVERYVASEVCEDSITVGIVRHQGRIMYVGDVRNVTRKHLHEWGPFDLVIGGSPCNDLSIVNPARKGLYEGTGRLFFEFYRLLHEARPKEGDNRPFFWLFENVVAMGVSDKRDISRFLECNPVMIDAKEVTAAHRARYFWGNLPGMNRLVRERPLTAMFTDRLDLQDCLEHGRTAKFGKVRTITTRSNSIKQGKDQHFPVFMNEKEDILWCTEMERVFGFPVHYTDVSNMSRLARQRLLGRSWSVPVIRHLFAPLKEYFACV, encoded by the exons GCAGAGAAAAAAGCCCAACTGGTGTCAGTGTTGAACTTAATGGAGGACCATGAGGAGATGGAGCCTGAGCCACAACAGAAAGAAGAGGTGTCAGTCATCACACCCcaccagcaacaacaacaacaacaacaacaacaacagcagcccaCGGACCCAGCGTCCCCGACTGTGGCCACCACACCTGAACCTGTCCCCATGGCAGGAGGGGACAAGACATCCCCCAAGCCTGCCGATACTGAGCCGGAGTACGAG GACGGGCGGGATTTCGGCATTGGGGAGCTGGTGTGGGGGAAGCTGAGGGGGTTTTCCTGGTGGCCTGGTCGTATTGTCTCCTGGTGGATTACCGGACGCAGCCGAGCTGCCGAGGGGACACGATGGGTCATGTGGTTCGGTGACGGAAAATTCTCAGTG GTGTGTGTAGAGAAACTGTTGCCTTTCAGTTCCTTCTCCAACGCCTTCCATCAGCCCACCTTCATCAAGCAGCCCATGTATAAGAAAGCCATCTACGAGGTGCTACAG GTGGCTAGCACCCGAGCAGGCAAAACCTTCCTTGCCTGTCCAGGGAGCGATGAGACAGACACCTCCAAGTCAGTGGATCTACACAACAACCAAATGATAGATTGGGCTGTGACAGGCTTCCAACCCACCGGGCCCAAGGGCCTAGAGCCACCAGAAG AGGAGCGTAACCCATATAAGGAGGTGTACCCTGACGTCTGGGTGGAGCCAGAGGCGGCAGCCTACACGCCCCCTCCAGCCAAAAAGCCTCGCAAAAGCACAGCAGCCGAGAAACCCAAGGTCAAGGAGATGATTGACGAGGGGACGAGAG aGAGACTCGTGTATGAAGTGAGACAGAAGTGCAGAAGCATAGAGG ACATCTGCATCTCCTGTGGAAGTTTGAATGTTTCCCGTGAACACCCTCTGTTTGCTGGAGGAATGTGCCAGAGCTGTAAG AACTGCTTTCTAGAATGTGCATATCAGTATGATGACGATGGTTACCAGTCATACTGCACCATCTGCTGTGGGGGACGAGAGGTTCTCATGTGTGGGAACAACAACTGCTGCAG gTGTTTCTGTGTGGAGTGTGTTGACCTACTGGTGGGGCCAGGCGCAGCACAGATAGCTATAAAAGAGGATCCCTGGTGCTGCTACATGTGTGAGAAGAGCCAGAAGGGAGTGTTCGGCCTGCTGGAGCGTCACACTGATTGGCCCTGCCGTCTACAGCACTTCTTCGCTAACAATCACGACCAAGATTTT GAACAACCAAAGCTTTACCCTCCAGTCATGGCAGAGAAGAGACAACCTATTCGTGTCCTGTCACTGTTCGACGGCATAGCAACAG GTCTGCTGGTGCTAAAGGAGCTGGGTATCCAGGTGGAGCGCTACGTGGCATCGGAGGTGTGTGAGGACTCTATCACGGTGGGCATCGTCAGGCATCAGGGACGCATCATGTACGTGGGCGACGTGAGGAACGTCACACGCAAACAT TTACACGAGTGGGGCCCCTTTGACTTAGTGATTGGTGGAAGTCCGTGTAACGACCTCTCTATTGTCAACCCAGCTAGGAAGGGTCTTTATG AGGGCACTGGTCGGCTGTTCTTTGAGTTCTACCGCCTGCTGCACGAGGCTCGGCCCAAAGAGGGCGACAACCGGCCGTTCTTCTGGCTCTTTGAAAACGTGGTGGCCATGGGCGTCAGTGACAAGAGGGACATCTCTCGCTTTCTAGAG tGTAACCCGGTGATGATTGATGCCAAGGAGGTGACTGCTGCCCACCGTGCCCGCTACTTCTGGGGCAACCTGCCTGGCATGAACAGGTTGGTGAGAGAACG ACCCTTGACGGCCATGTTCACTGACAGACTAGACCTTCAGGACTGTTTGGAGCACGGCAGAACAGCGAAG TTTGGCAAAGTGAGGACCATCACCACTCGCTCTAATTCCATTAAGCAGGGTAAAGACCAGCACTTCCCCGTCTTCATGAACGAGAAGGAGGACATTCTCTGGTGCactgagatggagag GGTGTTTGGCTTCCCAGTCCATTACACAGACGTGTCCAACATGAGTCGGCTGGCCAGGCAAAGGCTTCTGGGAAGGTCGTGGAGTGTACCGGTCATCCGACACTTGTTTGCACCACTCAAAGAATATTTTGCCTGCGTTTAA